In Pseudoxanthomonas indica, the following are encoded in one genomic region:
- a CDS encoding MgtC/SapB family protein, which translates to MPALEGQWQVVVEVIYAMVLAGSIGVEREMKDRPAGFRTHMLVGGAAAFLVGTGDLVMEAHMDRGDETVMVDPFRLVEAVIAGVAFIGAGTIFAQRSAGVVIGITTAASLLMVAVIGVAVGFGYYLLPLVVTAMTLAVLVLLSWIERLLSRRGTSTR; encoded by the coding sequence ATGCCTGCGTTGGAAGGACAATGGCAAGTCGTGGTCGAAGTGATCTACGCGATGGTGCTGGCCGGTAGCATCGGCGTGGAGCGCGAGATGAAGGATCGGCCGGCGGGCTTCCGCACCCACATGCTGGTCGGTGGCGCCGCCGCGTTCCTGGTGGGCACCGGCGATCTGGTGATGGAAGCGCACATGGACCGCGGCGATGAAACGGTGATGGTCGATCCGTTCCGCCTGGTCGAGGCGGTCATCGCCGGCGTGGCTTTCATCGGTGCAGGCACCATCTTCGCGCAGCGCTCGGCCGGCGTGGTGATCGGCATCACCACCGCAGCCTCACTTCTGATGGTCGCGGTGATCGGCGTGGCCGTCGGCTTCGGTTACTACCTGCTGCCGCTGGTGGTGACGGCGATGACGCTGGCGGTGCTGGTGTTGCTGTCGTGGATCGAGCGGTTGTTGAGTCGGCGTGGCACATCCACGCGCTAG
- the otsB gene encoding trehalose-phosphatase has protein sequence MGSESTDDAAPPLIEEDWAVFLDVDGSLAEHAPTPSDVRIDPQLMQALPKLAELCGGAVALVSGRSIQALDDLFAPLDIAAMAGLHGLERRGHGGAHAAPEMGADFLELARQAEAIAAEYPGALVEYKGGCLFLHWRSAPDAAASFSSFAERVREQLAGHRLHPGAHGIEIRPIGVDKGIAIAAFMEEAPFRGRRPVFIGDDPADEPGFAVVNAFDGVSVLVGGDRPTSARYRLDNPRRVRQWLFASLDRKQAA, from the coding sequence ATGGGAAGTGAATCGACTGACGACGCGGCCCCGCCGCTGATCGAGGAAGATTGGGCCGTATTTCTGGATGTGGACGGCTCACTGGCCGAGCATGCGCCGACGCCGTCCGATGTGCGTATCGACCCGCAACTGATGCAGGCACTGCCGAAGCTGGCAGAGCTGTGTGGCGGCGCGGTGGCGCTGGTGAGCGGACGATCGATCCAGGCGCTGGATGATCTGTTCGCACCGCTGGACATTGCCGCGATGGCCGGCCTGCACGGACTGGAGCGGCGCGGCCATGGCGGCGCGCACGCGGCGCCGGAGATGGGCGCGGATTTTCTCGAACTGGCGCGCCAGGCCGAAGCGATCGCCGCCGAGTATCCGGGCGCGCTGGTCGAATACAAGGGCGGCTGCCTGTTCCTGCATTGGCGCTCGGCGCCTGACGCAGCGGCCTCGTTCTCGAGCTTCGCCGAGCGCGTGCGCGAACAGCTGGCCGGGCATCGCCTGCATCCTGGCGCGCATGGCATCGAGATTCGTCCCATCGGCGTGGACAAGGGCATCGCGATCGCCGCCTTCATGGAAGAAGCGCCGTTCCGTGGTCGACGTCCGGTGTTCATTGGCGATGATCCGGCCGACGAACCCGGCTTCGCCGTGGTCAACGCGTTCGACGGCGTCAGCGTGCTGGTGGGCGGTGATCGTCCTACCAGCGCACGCTACCGGCTGGACAATCCGCGCCGGGTGCGGCAATGGCTGTTCGCCTCGCTGGATCGGAAGCAGGCGGCATGA
- a CDS encoding alpha,alpha-trehalose-phosphate synthase (UDP-forming), giving the protein MSTAEAIVGMGARAGSRTVMVSNRVALPGQTQTGGLAVALTAAIGEGSGLWLGWSGTLASDKRPPICKQSQGGLDYVLVDLPADDFEGYYHGYANRVLWPLFHYRIDLVDYHREQRDAYLRVNRVFAEALAQQLRGDDVIWVHDYHLIPLAQCLRDLGVGNRIGFFLHIPLPPPDVLNALPGHRALLGALEAYDLVGFQTRNDLQNFRHYQAQHVPITQPRCRSDAFPIGIDVDAIIRTAQANEARVAGHDLRASLSGRRLAIGVDRLDYSKGLPERFKAFERHLQSGEDAGHWTYLQIAPHSRTRVPEYQSLRRELEGLAGHINGRHARPDWTPIRYVNDSFPQSVLAGFYRAADMALITPLRDGMNLVAKEYLASQSPLDPGVLVLSRFAGAAEELPQALLVNPHDIDEVASAINTASSMPLAERQDRWHTMMDTLRGNDVGHWARRFLQTLRAPAAPPRTPTAPAEPAQKNTRQPQATLATTDGVPWQ; this is encoded by the coding sequence ATGAGCACGGCCGAGGCCATCGTGGGCATGGGCGCGCGTGCGGGCAGTCGCACGGTGATGGTGTCCAATCGGGTGGCCTTGCCCGGACAGACACAGACCGGCGGCCTGGCGGTGGCGCTCACCGCCGCCATCGGTGAGGGCAGCGGCCTGTGGCTGGGCTGGAGCGGCACGCTGGCCAGCGACAAGCGGCCGCCGATCTGCAAGCAAAGCCAGGGTGGCTTGGACTACGTGCTGGTGGATCTGCCGGCCGACGATTTCGAAGGCTATTACCACGGCTACGCCAACCGGGTGCTGTGGCCGCTGTTCCACTACCGGATCGATCTGGTCGACTATCACCGCGAGCAGCGCGACGCCTACCTGCGGGTCAACCGGGTCTTTGCCGAAGCGCTGGCGCAGCAGCTGCGCGGCGACGATGTCATCTGGGTGCACGACTACCACCTGATTCCGCTGGCGCAGTGCCTGCGCGATCTGGGCGTGGGCAACCGCATCGGCTTCTTCCTGCATATCCCGTTGCCGCCGCCGGACGTGCTCAACGCCCTGCCCGGCCATCGTGCCCTGCTCGGCGCACTGGAAGCCTACGACCTGGTCGGCTTCCAGACCCGCAACGATCTGCAGAACTTCCGTCACTACCAGGCCCAGCACGTCCCCATCACGCAGCCGCGCTGCCGCAGTGACGCGTTTCCGATCGGCATCGACGTGGACGCGATCATCCGCACCGCGCAGGCCAACGAGGCGCGCGTGGCCGGCCATGATCTGCGCGCCAGCCTGTCGGGACGGCGGCTGGCCATCGGCGTGGATCGACTGGACTATTCCAAAGGCCTGCCGGAACGCTTCAAGGCGTTCGAGCGGCACCTGCAATCGGGCGAGGACGCCGGCCACTGGACGTATCTGCAGATAGCCCCGCACAGCCGCACCCGCGTACCGGAATACCAGAGCCTGCGCCGCGAACTGGAAGGCCTGGCCGGCCACATCAACGGGCGCCATGCGCGCCCGGACTGGACCCCCATCCGCTACGTCAACGACAGCTTTCCGCAGAGTGTGCTGGCCGGCTTCTACCGCGCCGCCGACATGGCCTTGATCACGCCGCTGCGTGACGGCATGAACCTGGTGGCCAAGGAATACCTGGCCTCGCAATCGCCGCTGGACCCGGGCGTGCTGGTGTTGTCGCGCTTTGCCGGCGCCGCCGAGGAACTGCCGCAGGCGCTGCTGGTCAATCCGCACGATATCGATGAAGTGGCCAGCGCCATCAACACCGCCAGCAGCATGCCGCTGGCCGAACGCCAGGATCGCTGGCACACGATGATGGACACCCTGCGCGGCAACGATGTCGGCCACTGGGCGCGCCGCTTCCTGCAGACCCTGCGCGCGCCTGCCGCGCCGCCACGCACGCCAACGGCGCCAGCAGAACCGGCACAGAAGAACACACGCCAGCCGCAGGCCACGCTGGCGACCACCGATGGAGTTCCCTGGCAATGA
- a CDS encoding glycosyltransferase family 4 protein, giving the protein MRIAQVSPLFESVPPKLYGGTERVVSYLTESLVDAGHEVTLFASGDSHTRAQLAVGRDLALRLDDAPLKAAVAAHFAMLSDLRKRAAEFDIIHLHIDLLPMPLLEPFAARTVSTMHGRQDKKDLPAFYRRFPDFPLVSISDAQRKPMPWANWLGTVYHGLPEHLYAPPANPRGDYLAFLGRASPEKRLDRAIHIARRAGMPLRIAAKVDVADRVYFRETIRPLLGHDGIEFIGEISDADKAEFLGNARALLFPIDWPEPFGLVMIEAMACGTPVIGWRCGAVPEVLDEGVTGYIVDSIAGAAEAVARVGELSRERIRQVFEQRYSVSAMTREYLTLYQTLLDPPAVRMLEA; this is encoded by the coding sequence ATGAGGATCGCGCAAGTCTCGCCGCTGTTCGAATCGGTACCGCCCAAGTTGTACGGCGGCACCGAGCGGGTGGTGTCCTATCTCACCGAATCGCTGGTCGACGCCGGTCACGAGGTCACCCTGTTTGCCTCCGGTGATTCGCATACGCGCGCGCAACTGGCGGTCGGGCGCGATCTCGCCCTGCGTCTGGACGATGCGCCGTTGAAGGCGGCGGTAGCCGCGCACTTCGCCATGCTCAGCGACCTGCGCAAGCGTGCGGCGGAGTTCGACATCATCCACCTGCATATCGATCTGCTGCCGATGCCGCTGCTGGAACCCTTCGCCGCGCGCACGGTGAGCACGATGCATGGCCGCCAGGACAAGAAGGATCTGCCGGCGTTCTATCGCCGCTTTCCGGACTTTCCGCTGGTGTCCATCTCCGACGCCCAACGCAAGCCGATGCCGTGGGCCAACTGGCTGGGCACGGTGTACCACGGCCTGCCCGAGCATCTGTATGCCCCGCCGGCCAACCCGCGCGGTGACTACCTGGCGTTCCTCGGCCGCGCCTCGCCGGAAAAGCGCCTGGATCGCGCCATCCATATCGCCCGCCGCGCCGGCATGCCGCTGCGCATCGCGGCCAAGGTCGACGTCGCCGACCGCGTGTACTTCCGCGAAACCATCCGTCCGCTGCTGGGTCACGACGGCATCGAGTTCATCGGCGAGATCAGCGACGCCGACAAGGCCGAGTTCCTCGGCAATGCGCGTGCGCTGCTGTTCCCGATTGATTGGCCGGAACCGTTTGGCCTGGTGATGATCGAGGCCATGGCCTGCGGCACGCCGGTGATCGGCTGGCGCTGCGGCGCGGTGCCGGAAGTGCTGGATGAAGGGGTGACCGGCTACATCGTCGACTCGATCGCCGGCGCCGCCGAGGCGGTGGCGCGCGTGGGCGAACTGTCGCGCGAGCGCATCCGCCAGGTGTTCGAGCAACGCTATTCGGTATCGGCGATGACCCGCGAATACCTCACCCTGTACCAGACCCTGCTCGATCCCCCCGCCGTTCGCATGCTCGAGGCCTGA
- a CDS encoding amylo-alpha-1,6-glucosidase yields the protein MDSAADAALYTRYVLKDGDSFLVANSYGDVAGPSEGFFVSDTRVLSSYRLRLGEETPTLLSSAVTQDNVLFVAHLTNRALSPLDEVGTPQGLIHINRNRFLCQERMYERLTCVNYGETRVTLPLRFSLAADFWDMFEVRGSKRPARGRLMEPEPGEIGYVFRYVGLDDVERASFIRFSRPPIFQGPGELEFLLTLESDETQDFYIEVGSDTGEPPSRERYRQQAAVARRRMRTKQRRGARILSSGPLFDQWMRQSRSDLALLTSELETGPYPYAGIPWFSTPFGRDAVITALQTLWLDPGLAKGVLRFLAEHQAKEDAPFLDAAPGKIMHETRKGEMSSLRELPFGLYYGGVDTTPLFVMLAHAHYRRTGDAAFLASLWPSLEAAIGWVERVCDANPLGLLDYARTAEGGLTNQGWKDSGDSVFHADGRLAPGPIALVEVQGYAFAALQGMAQLAMVLGQPERAAGWQLRAERLRGAVETHYWDEDMGFYGLAIDGERQLCRVRTSNPGHLLYTGLAEPARATRVAEQLLSSAFFSGWGVRTVARGEARYNPISYHNGSTWPHDSALCGSGIARAGVRGGVTRLLRGAFEAAVHFDMRLPELFCGFSRRQGAPPVAYPVACLPQAWAAGSGLMLLQACLGIEVDGVQNMVEINRPELPTGIEDVRINDLPIGERRFDLVFRKVGERISVFAEGEGASGLAVCIRQ from the coding sequence ATGGATTCCGCCGCCGATGCCGCGCTGTACACCCGCTATGTGCTCAAGGATGGCGACAGTTTCCTGGTGGCCAACAGCTATGGCGATGTCGCCGGCCCCAGCGAAGGCTTTTTCGTCAGCGATACCCGCGTGCTGTCGTCGTACCGGCTGCGGCTGGGCGAGGAAACCCCGACCCTGCTCAGTTCCGCGGTGACCCAGGACAACGTGCTGTTCGTGGCGCACCTGACCAACCGCGCGCTCTCGCCGCTGGATGAAGTCGGCACGCCCCAGGGCCTGATCCACATCAACCGCAATCGCTTCCTGTGCCAGGAGCGCATGTACGAGCGGCTGACCTGCGTCAACTACGGCGAGACGCGCGTGACCTTGCCGCTGCGCTTCTCGCTGGCGGCGGATTTCTGGGACATGTTCGAAGTGCGTGGCAGCAAACGCCCGGCGCGCGGCCGGCTGATGGAACCGGAACCGGGCGAAATCGGCTACGTGTTCCGCTATGTCGGTCTGGATGACGTGGAGCGCGCCAGCTTCATCCGCTTCTCGCGGCCGCCGATCTTCCAGGGGCCGGGCGAGCTGGAATTCCTGCTCACGCTGGAGTCGGACGAGACCCAGGATTTCTACATCGAGGTCGGTTCGGACACTGGCGAGCCGCCTTCGCGCGAACGCTATCGCCAGCAGGCCGCGGTGGCGCGCCGGCGCATGCGCACCAAGCAACGGCGCGGCGCGCGCATCCTCAGCAGCGGCCCGTTGTTCGATCAGTGGATGCGCCAGTCGCGCTCGGATCTGGCGCTGCTGACCAGCGAGCTGGAAACCGGCCCGTATCCGTATGCCGGCATTCCGTGGTTCTCCACTCCGTTTGGTCGCGATGCGGTGATCACCGCCTTGCAAACGCTGTGGCTGGATCCGGGCCTGGCCAAGGGCGTGCTGCGCTTCCTCGCCGAGCACCAGGCCAAGGAGGACGCACCCTTCCTCGATGCGGCGCCGGGCAAGATCATGCACGAGACGCGCAAGGGCGAGATGTCGAGCCTGCGCGAACTGCCGTTTGGCCTGTACTACGGCGGCGTGGATACCACGCCGTTGTTCGTGATGCTGGCGCATGCGCATTACCGGCGCACCGGCGACGCCGCTTTCCTGGCGTCGCTGTGGCCGTCGCTGGAAGCGGCGATCGGCTGGGTCGAGCGGGTCTGCGATGCCAACCCGCTGGGCCTGCTCGACTACGCACGCACGGCCGAAGGTGGCCTGACCAACCAGGGCTGGAAGGACAGCGGCGATTCGGTGTTCCATGCCGATGGCCGGCTGGCGCCGGGCCCCATCGCACTGGTGGAAGTGCAAGGCTACGCCTTCGCCGCACTGCAAGGCATGGCCCAGCTGGCGATGGTGCTGGGCCAACCCGAGCGCGCCGCCGGCTGGCAACTGCGCGCCGAGCGCCTGCGCGGCGCGGTGGAAACCCATTACTGGGATGAGGACATGGGCTTCTACGGCCTGGCCATCGATGGCGAGCGTCAGCTCTGCCGCGTGCGCACCAGCAATCCCGGCCATCTGCTCTACACCGGTCTGGCCGAACCGGCGCGCGCCACCCGCGTCGCCGAGCAACTGCTGTCATCGGCGTTCTTCAGCGGTTGGGGCGTGCGCACGGTGGCGCGCGGCGAAGCCCGATACAACCCGATTTCGTACCACAACGGATCCACCTGGCCGCATGACAGCGCGCTGTGCGGCAGTGGCATCGCCCGCGCCGGCGTGCGCGGCGGCGTCACCCGCCTGTTGCGCGGCGCATTCGAAGCCGCGGTGCACTTCGACATGCGCCTGCCGGAATTGTTCTGCGGCTTCTCGCGCCGCCAGGGTGCACCGCCCGTCGCCTACCCCGTCGCCTGTCTGCCGCAGGCCTGGGCCGCAGGCTCGGGTTTGATGCTGCTGCAGGCCTGCCTGGGCATCGAGGTGGATGGCGTGCAGAACATGGTGGAAATCAACCGCCCGGAACTGCCCACCGGTATCGAGGACGTGCGCATCAACGACCTGCCGATTGGCGAGCGCCGCTTCGACCTGGTGTTCCGCAAGGTCGGCGAACGCATCAGCGTGTTCGCCGAAGGCGAAGGCGCCTCCGGCCTGGCCGTGTGCATCCGCCAATAA